From the Bacillus tuaregi genome, one window contains:
- a CDS encoding CotD family spore coat protein has translation MHCRPTKVLPAIVCPTKCCVTHSQENVVVPVVHPSHTTHVNHTNYQYQHHFPHTQSFVNEVTSTNIGPVPGPPPAPTTGFGPTGYPGYRPPGMRPRPGFFR, from the coding sequence ATGCATTGCAGACCAACAAAAGTGTTACCGGCAATTGTTTGTCCGACAAAGTGCTGCGTTACTCATAGTCAAGAAAATGTTGTGGTTCCTGTTGTTCATCCTTCACATACAACGCATGTAAACCACACAAACTATCAATATCAACATCATTTTCCACATACTCAATCCTTCGTGAATGAGGTGACAAGCACAAACATCGGTCCTGTTCCTGGTCCGCCACCTGCACCGACTACTGGCTTTGGACCAACAGGATACCCTGGTTACCGACCTCCTGGAATGAGACCAAGACCTGGATTTTTTAGATAG
- a CDS encoding DEAD/DEAH box helicase, with translation MNRRKSLQEIIQQLKLTDDVKENIVHWQTMEAREARTVDFPASIHPSLRAALQSRGIHTLYTHQREAFESVMEKRNIVAVTPTASGKTLCYNLPVLETITRNPNARALYMFPTKALAQDQKSEINELIQDAGLQINSYTYDGDTPANIRQKVRKAGHIVITNPDMLHSAILPHHTKWVSLFENLTYVIIDELHIYRGVFGSHVANVIRRLKRICQYYGSNPIFICTSATIANPLELAEALTDSQMVLIDNNGAPSGVKHFLFYNPPIVNKPLNIRRSATLEVRKLAAELLRNKIQTIVFARSRVRVEILLTYLKELVKYQLGPKAIRGYRGGYLPTERRSIENGLRSGEIYGVVSTNALELGVDIGQLQVCIMTGYPGTIASAWQQAGRAGRRHSESLVMMVASSSPLDQYIIGHPEYFFHRSPESARINPDNLIILIDHIKCAAYELPFKEGESFGSFQTNEILDYLSEERVLYKNGDKWYWMNDSFPAHNISLRSASQENVVIIDISETAHARVIGEMDRFSAMTLLHEEAIYLHQGVQYQVETLDWEEKKAFVREVAVDYYTDANLAVELKVLEVDKQHNINRLEIGYGDVSVLAMATIFKKIKFETHENIGSGPISLPEEELHTSAAWISLDKEQSGLSEEKLDQGLIGMAHALRHIAPLFVMCDAQDIHVVPQVKAAHNEKPTVFFYDRYPGGVGLSDKIYQGIETILDEAKKMVQNCACEAGCPSCIGMDVQNESAKHDTIKLLSFIQNSTLS, from the coding sequence ATGAATCGTCGAAAGAGTTTGCAAGAAATTATTCAACAATTAAAGCTAACCGATGACGTGAAAGAAAATATTGTTCATTGGCAGACAATGGAGGCAAGGGAAGCGAGGACGGTTGATTTTCCAGCCTCTATTCATCCTTCGCTTAGAGCGGCCTTGCAGAGTCGGGGAATTCATACATTATATACTCATCAAAGAGAAGCATTTGAATCGGTAATGGAAAAGAGAAACATTGTTGCGGTTACACCAACTGCCTCCGGGAAGACTTTATGCTATAACCTTCCCGTTCTTGAAACCATCACTCGTAATCCAAATGCAAGAGCACTATATATGTTTCCGACCAAGGCGCTTGCCCAGGATCAAAAAAGTGAAATAAATGAATTAATCCAGGACGCAGGCCTGCAAATCAACAGCTACACGTATGATGGTGACACACCGGCTAATATTCGACAAAAGGTAAGAAAGGCTGGGCATATTGTCATTACAAATCCAGATATGCTTCACTCTGCAATTTTACCCCATCATACGAAATGGGTTTCTCTCTTTGAAAATTTAACCTATGTAATTATTGATGAGCTTCATATTTATAGGGGTGTATTTGGTAGTCATGTTGCCAATGTCATTAGAAGGTTAAAAAGAATTTGCCAATATTATGGCAGCAATCCGATTTTTATTTGTACCTCGGCAACGATTGCTAATCCACTCGAGCTCGCTGAAGCACTAACTGATAGTCAAATGGTTCTTATTGATAACAACGGAGCACCGAGTGGCGTAAAGCATTTTCTTTTTTATAACCCTCCAATTGTCAATAAACCGTTAAATATTCGCAGAAGTGCAACACTTGAGGTGCGAAAGCTGGCTGCTGAGTTATTGAGGAATAAAATTCAAACGATTGTTTTTGCCCGCAGCAGAGTTAGAGTCGAGATTCTATTAACGTATTTAAAGGAACTGGTCAAATATCAGCTTGGTCCAAAAGCAATTAGAGGCTATCGAGGCGGCTATTTACCGACTGAACGCCGTAGTATTGAAAATGGTTTGCGTTCAGGTGAAATCTACGGTGTCGTAAGTACAAATGCGCTCGAACTTGGTGTTGATATTGGTCAGCTTCAGGTATGTATCATGACGGGTTACCCCGGTACAATTGCAAGTGCCTGGCAACAGGCTGGAAGGGCTGGAAGACGGCATAGCGAATCACTTGTTATGATGGTAGCCAGCTCCAGTCCGCTTGACCAATATATTATTGGACACCCAGAATATTTTTTTCACCGCAGTCCGGAAAGTGCCCGAATAAATCCAGATAATTTAATTATTCTAATTGATCACATTAAATGTGCTGCCTATGAGTTACCTTTTAAAGAAGGAGAGAGCTTTGGAAGCTTTCAAACTAATGAAATTCTAGATTATTTAAGCGAGGAAAGGGTTCTGTATAAGAATGGTGATAAATGGTATTGGATGAATGATTCCTTCCCTGCCCATAATATTTCACTCCGGTCGGCTTCGCAGGAAAATGTAGTAATCATCGACATTTCTGAAACAGCTCATGCAAGGGTCATTGGTGAAATGGATCGTTTTTCAGCCATGACGCTTTTGCATGAAGAAGCTATCTACTTACATCAAGGAGTTCAATATCAGGTGGAAACCCTTGACTGGGAGGAAAAGAAGGCGTTTGTCCGTGAGGTTGCCGTCGATTACTATACAGATGCAAATCTGGCCGTGGAACTAAAGGTGCTTGAAGTGGATAAGCAGCATAATATAAATCGGTTGGAAATCGGTTATGGTGATGTGAGTGTCCTGGCAATGGCAACAATCTTTAAGAAAATAAAATTTGAAACACATGAGAATATTGGCTCTGGGCCTATTTCGCTTCCGGAGGAGGAGCTTCATACAAGTGCTGCCTGGATTTCTTTAGATAAAGAGCAGAGCGGGCTCAGTGAAGAAAAGCTTGATCAAGGTTTAATTGGCATGGCCCATGCACTTAGACATATTGCACCACTGTTTGTGATGTGTGACGCACAGGATATCCATGTTGTCCCACAGGTAAAAGCAGCTCATAATGAGAAGCCGACTGTCTTTTTCTATGATCGTTATCCTGGAGGGGTAGGGCTGAGTGATAAAATCTATCAAGGAATTGAAACCATATTAGATGAGGCTAAGAAAATGGTGCAAAACTGTGCCTGTGAAGCCGGCTGTCCATCCTGTATCGGCATGGATGTGCAAAACGAATCAGCAAAACATGATACAATTAAGCTGCTTTCTTTTATTCAAAATTCAACTCTTTCCTAG
- a CDS encoding ribonuclease H-like domain-containing protein: MSIKNKLNRLKAHIRTEKDDLKSEAFAILPNKGGEDIPFLEKWREFGVLPYYTDHDYCFIREVKYSLDTMHGKYRYSDYLQAVAAWNDSAVNHPLSAKGYQPDELFFFDTETTGLGGGAGNTIFLLGHASFNGKEIVLKQHILPQPGSEVPLYLSFLENIDYAKMVTYNGKAFDWPQVKTRHTLIREHVPKLPPFGHFDLYHAARRIWKHRLESVKLSMVEKEILAFERKDDVPGFLAPMIYFDFVERKDPEGMIGILKHNELDILSLITLYTHLSYQLLGIDQAQTGKETFEVGRWYSYLGETDAAEEVFSKLTEGNQVEAVKAKHALAFQAKKKQNWPEAVSLWEEVVSQGDSLSQVEACIELAKIYEHRYKNMDKALGVTEQALDIYGRQHNRVYDDLLKRMNRLKRKQLKK; encoded by the coding sequence ATGTCAATAAAAAATAAACTAAATCGCTTAAAGGCACATATACGTACTGAGAAGGATGATCTGAAATCGGAAGCTTTTGCTATTCTACCCAACAAGGGAGGGGAGGACATTCCGTTTCTTGAAAAATGGAGGGAATTTGGCGTATTACCGTACTACACAGATCATGATTACTGTTTCATTCGCGAAGTAAAGTATTCCCTCGATACAATGCACGGGAAATATCGTTACTCTGACTATTTACAGGCTGTGGCTGCCTGGAATGATAGTGCGGTTAATCATCCCCTATCTGCTAAAGGTTATCAGCCGGATGAGTTATTTTTCTTTGATACGGAAACAACCGGGCTTGGGGGCGGTGCTGGAAATACGATCTTTTTACTGGGACATGCTAGCTTTAACGGTAAGGAGATTGTATTAAAGCAGCATATTCTCCCGCAGCCTGGGTCAGAGGTTCCTCTTTATTTGAGCTTTTTAGAGAATATTGATTACGCTAAGATGGTGACCTATAATGGCAAGGCTTTTGACTGGCCGCAGGTAAAAACAAGGCATACGTTAATCAGAGAGCATGTTCCGAAGCTTCCTCCATTTGGTCATTTTGACCTTTATCACGCAGCAAGGAGAATCTGGAAGCATCGTTTAGAAAGTGTCAAGCTTTCAATGGTTGAAAAAGAAATTTTAGCCTTTGAAAGAAAAGATGATGTACCAGGCTTCCTAGCGCCAATGATTTATTTTGACTTTGTTGAACGGAAGGATCCTGAGGGCATGATTGGAATTCTAAAGCATAATGAATTGGACATTTTATCGCTCATAACCCTTTACACACATCTTTCCTATCAGTTATTAGGCATTGATCAAGCACAAACAGGGAAGGAAACCTTTGAAGTGGGTCGCTGGTATTCCTATCTTGGCGAGACAGATGCAGCTGAAGAGGTATTTTCAAAGCTGACAGAAGGAAATCAAGTAGAAGCTGTCAAAGCTAAGCATGCTCTTGCATTTCAAGCAAAAAAAAAGCAAAATTGGCCAGAAGCAGTCAGTCTATGGGAAGAGGTAGTAAGTCAGGGAGATTCTCTTAGCCAAGTAGAGGCTTGTATCGAGCTAGCAAAGATATATGAACATCGCTACAAGAACATGGACAAGGCCTTAGGAGTGACAGAGCAAGCGCTAGATATATATGGACGTCAGCATAATCGGGTATATGACGACTTGTTAAAAAGGATGAACCGACTAAAGAGAAAACAATTGAAAAAATGA
- the gpsB gene encoding cell division regulator GpsB yields MLADKVKLTAKDILEKEFKTAMRGYKPEDVDKFLDLIIKDYETFHQEIEELQQENMRLRKQVEEAAKRPTTQTAGTTNFDILKRLSNLEKHVFGSKLYE; encoded by the coding sequence ATGCTTGCTGATAAAGTGAAATTGACGGCAAAGGACATATTGGAAAAAGAATTTAAAACAGCGATGAGAGGCTATAAGCCAGAAGATGTAGATAAGTTTCTTGATCTTATTATAAAGGATTATGAAACCTTTCATCAGGAAATTGAAGAATTACAACAGGAAAATATGCGATTAAGAAAACAAGTGGAGGAGGCCGCAAAGCGTCCAACCACACAAACTGCTGGTACAACTAATTTTGATATTTTAAAACGATTATCTAATCTTGAAAAGCATGTTTTTGGAAGTAAATTGTACGAATAA
- a CDS encoding DUF1273 domain-containing protein translates to MAKVAAISGYKSFELGILKKNHPAIPYIKKAIRNSLQGMLEEGLEWVLISGQLGTELWAAEVVFELRETEYPELKLAVITPYLEQEAAWSETNKEWYESILMEADFVDSVSHRPYEKPWQLRMKNQFHIEKSDILLLFYDSEKEGSPKYLYEIAKHYQENNEYEIRTIQFYDLQVLAEEEQWNYDHFS, encoded by the coding sequence TTGGCTAAGGTAGCAGCGATATCAGGATATAAATCCTTTGAACTTGGCATATTAAAAAAAAATCATCCAGCCATTCCATACATAAAAAAAGCGATTCGCAATTCTTTGCAGGGAATGCTTGAGGAAGGTCTAGAATGGGTATTGATTTCAGGTCAGTTAGGTACAGAGCTATGGGCTGCAGAAGTAGTGTTTGAGCTACGGGAAACAGAATATCCGGAGTTGAAGCTGGCTGTTATTACACCATATCTTGAACAAGAGGCAGCCTGGAGTGAAACTAATAAAGAGTGGTATGAATCTATATTAATGGAAGCCGATTTCGTTGATTCAGTATCGCATCGCCCCTATGAAAAGCCATGGCAGCTTCGTATGAAGAACCAATTTCATATTGAAAAAAGTGATATTCTCTTACTTTTCTATGACTCAGAAAAGGAAGGCAGCCCTAAATATCTATATGAAATAGCAAAACATTATCAGGAAAACAATGAATACGAAATTCGAACCATTCAGTTTTATGATTTACAAGTATTAGCAGAAGAAGAGCAATGGAATTATGATCATTTTAGTTAG
- a CDS encoding ATP-dependent DNA helicase, producing MQNRMPFELSKTESFFEKLGEWIGDVFYDSLPEAGFELRDEQIYMAFQLEKAFKDKKVMFAEAGVGTGKTIVYLLYAICYARYTNQPAIIACADETLIEQLVKKEGDIAKLEKALSLQIDVRLAKSRDQYLCLNKLDKLLTGSEDEAFSLIHDRLPDFIHGSHSMQSFERYGDRKDYPELTDEQWAKIGWDSLEDCFTCENRHRCGQTLHRDWYRHSKDLIICSHDFYMEHIWTKESRKREGQLALLPEHSCVVFDEGHLLEFASQKALTYRFSERVLETLLTKLMANDVRENTLYTIEDLLIQNEQFFYELKNSAYMNDGSDKLTIEKNAAIRAAGKQLHSLINKLEEELVLDSEMYTINEYELKIVEEYLEQISYSLSLFLKEMNGITWLEDYNGERTLVIMPRLVQEIMKEEVFAIKKPYIFSSATLSENKSFDYTAHSLGIDHFLSCMVASPFDYEENMTIKMPAISQDAIAQKCAYTLEQLKQTNGHGLVLFSTQTELASFKRYCQGGEQSFPIYFEGDAEISTLVSQFQNEVDSVLCSLHLWEGLDIPGQSLENVIIFSLPFPPNDPVFTAKRNAVNDPFANVDLPYMLLRLRQGIGRLIRTHEDKGIVHILINKEEDRHVIEAVLSVLPTKVLQ from the coding sequence ATGCAGAATCGGATGCCTTTCGAACTATCAAAAACTGAATCCTTTTTTGAGAAATTAGGTGAATGGATTGGAGATGTTTTCTATGACAGCCTTCCGGAAGCGGGTTTTGAATTAAGAGATGAACAAATTTATATGGCGTTTCAATTGGAAAAAGCATTTAAAGATAAAAAAGTCATGTTTGCTGAAGCCGGAGTTGGAACGGGAAAAACGATTGTGTATCTTTTATATGCAATCTGCTATGCAAGATATACAAATCAGCCTGCCATTATTGCGTGTGCAGATGAAACTTTAATTGAGCAGCTAGTGAAAAAAGAGGGAGATATTGCTAAGCTTGAAAAAGCATTGTCTTTACAAATAGACGTTAGATTAGCTAAATCGAGAGATCAATACCTATGCCTGAATAAACTAGATAAACTTTTGACGGGTAGTGAAGATGAAGCCTTCAGTTTGATTCATGATAGACTTCCTGATTTTATTCATGGAAGCCACTCCATGCAATCATTTGAGAGATATGGTGATCGAAAAGATTATCCTGAGCTAACAGATGAACAATGGGCAAAAATTGGCTGGGATTCACTAGAGGACTGCTTTACGTGTGAAAATAGGCACCGCTGCGGACAAACTCTGCATCGAGATTGGTATCGTCATTCGAAGGATTTAATTATCTGTTCACATGATTTTTATATGGAGCATATTTGGACAAAGGAATCACGTAAACGTGAAGGACAACTCGCGCTTTTGCCTGAGCATTCTTGTGTTGTTTTTGACGAGGGACATTTATTGGAGTTTGCCAGTCAAAAGGCATTAACCTATCGGTTTAGTGAACGAGTACTCGAAACACTGTTAACAAAGCTGATGGCTAATGATGTCAGGGAAAATACGCTTTATACCATTGAGGACCTGCTTATCCAAAACGAGCAGTTTTTTTACGAATTAAAAAATTCTGCTTATATGAATGATGGTTCTGATAAACTTACAATCGAAAAAAATGCAGCAATTAGAGCTGCTGGTAAACAACTGCATTCACTGATCAATAAGCTCGAAGAAGAGCTCGTTCTAGATAGTGAGATGTATACGATTAATGAGTATGAATTAAAAATTGTGGAGGAGTATCTCGAACAAATTTCTTATTCTTTATCATTATTTTTGAAAGAAATGAATGGTATTACCTGGTTGGAAGATTACAACGGGGAAAGAACATTAGTCATTATGCCAAGGCTTGTACAGGAAATCATGAAGGAAGAGGTATTTGCCATTAAGAAACCCTATATTTTCTCTTCCGCCACTCTTTCTGAAAATAAGTCCTTTGATTATACTGCTCATTCATTAGGAATCGATCATTTTCTATCCTGTATGGTGGCATCGCCTTTTGATTATGAAGAAAATATGACGATTAAAATGCCTGCCATCTCTCAAGATGCTATAGCACAAAAATGCGCCTATACTCTTGAACAGTTAAAGCAAACGAATGGTCATGGGCTTGTATTATTTTCTACTCAAACGGAATTAGCTTCATTCAAACGGTATTGTCAGGGAGGAGAACAATCCTTTCCAATCTATTTCGAGGGAGATGCTGAAATCAGTACACTCGTCTCACAATTTCAAAATGAAGTAGATTCCGTGCTATGCTCCCTTCATCTTTGGGAAGGACTCGATATACCGGGACAGTCCTTGGAGAATGTCATTATCTTCTCCTTACCGTTCCCTCCGAATGATCCTGTGTTCACAGCCAAGCGCAATGCGGTTAACGACCCGTTTGCTAATGTGGATTTACCGTATATGCTGCTGCGTTTACGACAAGGAATCGGCCGACTGATTCGAACACATGAGGACAAAGGAATTGTCCATATTTTAATCAACAAGGAAGAGGATAGACATGTAATTGAAGCCGTCCTTTCAGTCTTACCGACGAAGGTATTACAATAA
- a CDS encoding THUMP domain-containing class I SAM-dependent RNA methyltransferase, translating to MAKYELIATSAMGLEAIVAKEVRNLGYDCQVENSRITFIGDEMAIAKSNLWLRTADRVKLKVAEFKATSFDELFEKTKALPWERFLPENAEFPVSGKSVKSKLFSVSDCQAIVKKAIVERMKQHYKKTGWFEENGPLYKIEVALHKDMALLTIDTSGSGLHKRGYRVGQGEAPLKETLAAALVLLTNWTADRPFVDPFCGSGTIPIEAALIGQNIAPGFNRDFVSEGWSWIDEKVWDDARVEVEDLAKYDQPLDITGTDIDHRLVNIAKENAFEAGLGDLLSFKQMRVQDFTTEKEYGVIVGNPPYGERLGDKPAVHKMYQEMGQTFASLDTWSIYMLTSEEEFETYYGKKATKKRKLFNGFIRTDYYQYWGKRPPREK from the coding sequence ATGGCGAAATATGAATTGATAGCGACTTCTGCAATGGGTCTCGAGGCAATTGTTGCAAAGGAAGTACGAAACTTAGGCTATGACTGTCAGGTGGAAAACAGCCGTATTACGTTTATAGGTGATGAAATGGCGATTGCAAAAAGCAATCTTTGGCTGCGTACTGCTGACCGAGTTAAGCTAAAGGTAGCGGAGTTTAAGGCTACAAGCTTTGATGAATTATTTGAAAAAACAAAGGCTTTACCATGGGAGAGGTTTCTGCCGGAAAATGCTGAATTCCCTGTCTCAGGTAAATCAGTTAAATCAAAACTTTTTAGTGTCTCTGATTGTCAAGCTATTGTTAAAAAGGCGATTGTCGAAAGAATGAAACAGCATTATAAAAAGACAGGCTGGTTTGAAGAAAACGGTCCGCTGTATAAAATTGAAGTGGCTTTACATAAGGATATGGCATTATTAACGATCGATACAAGCGGAAGTGGTCTCCATAAAAGGGGGTATAGAGTCGGGCAAGGCGAAGCTCCGTTGAAAGAAACTCTTGCTGCCGCCTTAGTACTCCTTACAAACTGGACGGCAGATCGTCCATTTGTCGATCCGTTTTGCGGCTCTGGAACCATTCCCATTGAAGCAGCTTTAATCGGGCAAAATATTGCCCCTGGATTCAATCGAGACTTTGTCTCGGAAGGCTGGAGCTGGATTGATGAGAAGGTTTGGGATGATGCACGTGTAGAGGTGGAGGACCTCGCTAAGTATGATCAGCCCTTGGATATTACAGGAACAGATATTGATCACCGCCTCGTCAATATTGCCAAGGAAAACGCGTTTGAAGCGGGACTTGGGGATTTATTATCCTTTAAGCAGATGCGTGTTCAGGATTTCACAACTGAAAAAGAGTATGGTGTGATTGTAGGGAATCCTCCATATGGTGAGCGATTAGGAGATAAACCAGCGGTTCATAAAATGTATCAGGAAATGGGACAGACCTTTGCTAGTCTAGATACCTGGTCCATTTATATGCTGACATCTGAAGAGGAATTTGAAACCTATTATGGGAAAAAGGCAACAAAAAAGCGAAAGCTCTTTAACGGATTTATCCGCACTGACTATTATCAGTATTGGGGCAAAAGACCGCCACGTGAAAAATAA